Proteins encoded together in one Cicer arietinum cultivar CDC Frontier isolate Library 1 chromosome 4, Cicar.CDCFrontier_v2.0, whole genome shotgun sequence window:
- the LOC101499269 gene encoding cytokinin riboside 5'-monophosphate phosphoribohydrolase LOG8 isoform X1, whose translation MEQSSKKFKRVCVFCGSNSGNRQVFSDAAIELANELVKRNIDLVYGGGSVGLMGLISQKMYNGGCHVLGIIPKALMPHEISGETVGEVRIVSDMHERKAAMAQEADAFIALPGGYGTMEELLEMITWAQLGIHKKPVGLLNVDGYYNFLLALFDNGVEEGFIKPGARNIVVSASSAKELMMEMEHYSPSHEHVAPHESWQMKQLGNYPGQENAE comes from the exons ATGGAGCAAAGCAGCAAGAAGTTCAAAAGGGTATGTGTCTTCTGCGGCAGCAACTCCGGCAACCGACAAGTTTTCAGTGACGCCGCCATTGAATTAGCCAATGAACTG GTTAAAAGGAACATAGACTTGGTGTATGGTGGAGGAAGTGTTGGACTGATGGGCTTAATATCTCAGAAAATGTATAATGGTGGCTGCCATGTTCTCGG GATTATTCCAAAAGCTCTCATGCCTCATGAG ATATCTGGTGAAACAGTTGGTGAAGTAAGAATTGTTTCAGATATGCATGAGAGAAAAGCTGCAATGGCTCAAGAAGCTGATGCATTTATTGCACTCCCTG GAGGATATGGAACTATGGAAGAGCTTCTGGAGATGATAACTTGGGCCCAACTTGGAATTCATAAAAAGCCG GTTGGCCTATTGAATGTTGATGGTTACTATAACTTTTTGCTTGCATTATTTGACAATGGTGTTGAAGAAGGGTTCATTAAGCCCGGTGCTCGGAATATAGTTGTCTCAGCTTCATCAGCCAAAGAACTTATGATGGAGATGGAG CACTACTCTCCTTCCCATGAGCATGTAGCCCCTCATGAGAGCTGGCAGATGAAGCAATTAGGTAATTATCCAGGACAAGAAAATGCAGAATGA
- the LOC101498944 gene encoding probable magnesium transporter NIPA9, producing MWESILLTVAATAGNNIGKILQKKGTIILPPLSFKFKVIRAYALNKTWLIGFLMDIFGALLMLRALSLAPVSVIQPVSGCGLAILSIFSHFYLKEIMNAVDWVGITLAGFGTIGVGAGGEEQEAAALSIFHIPWLAFVVFILFILLNGWLQIYKRQRREQEMMEYDVVEEIIYGLESGILFGMSSVISKMGFLFLEQGFPKLLVPICIMISVFFSGIGFYYQTRGLKHGRAIIVSTCAAVASILTGVLAGMLALGERLPSAPKARLALLLGWLLIIVGVILLVGSTRLVRLLACTSRRKRSNVEKNYGPRRSTSSRTREPSPSAVIQAATLNHLLSSSSKEKA from the exons ATGTGGGAATCGATTCTATTAACGGTGGCTGCAACCGCCGGAAACAACATCGGAAAAATCCTTCAGAAAAAAGGCACTATCATTCTCCCTCCTCTCTCCTTCAAGTTCAAA GTTATTAGGGCTTATGCTTTGAACAAAACTTGGTTGATAGGTTTTCTGATGGATATATTTGGGGCATTATTGATGTTAAGGGCTTTGTCTCTGGCTCCA GTCTCTGTCATTCAACCAGTTTCTGGCTGTGGACTAGCGATTTTGTCGATCTTTTCTCATTTTTATCTCAAGGAAATCATGAATGCTGTTGATTGGGTTGGCATTACCTTGGCAGGTTTTGGCACAATAG GAGTTGGTGCTGGAGGGGAGGAACAAGAGGCGGCCGCTCTATCTATTTTTCACATCCCATGGCTGGCATTTGTTGTTTTCATCTTGTTT ATACTGCTTAATGGATGGCTTCAAATATACAAGCGTCAGCGAAGAGAACAAGAGATG ATGGAATACGATGTTGTTGAAGAAATCATTTATGGCTTGGAATCCGGTATTTTGTTTGG GATGTCATCTGTAATATCAAAGATGGGATTTCTATTCCTTGAGCAAGGTTTTCCCAAGCTGCTGGTTCCTATATGCATCATGATCAGTGTTTTTTTTAGTGGTATCGGTTTTTACTACCAG ACACGCGGTTTAAAGCATGGGAGGGCTATTATAGTTTCTACATGTGCAGCCGTGGCATCAATTTTGACTGGTGTACTTGCTGGGATGCTTGCTTTGGGTGAGCGACTTCCATCTGCACCGAAAGCTCGTCTAGCACTACTTCTTGGATG GCTACTTATAATTGTGGGTGTGATTTTGCTCGTTGGTTCCACACGGCTGGTGAGACTCCTTGCATGTACTTCGCGACGAAAAAGAAGCAACGTCGAGAAGAATTATGGCCCTAGAAGATCCACTTCTTCCCGCACAAGGGAGCCAAGTCCTAGTGCTGTCATTCAAGCGGCAACATTAAATCATCTCCTATCATCATCTTCCAAAGAAAAAGCTTGA
- the LOC101499891 gene encoding cytochrome P450 711A1, with protein sequence MFISVQISIPSGSAIITLLALIGGLLGYLYGPIWRLRKVPGPPSLPLVGHLPLLAKYGPDVFSVLAKQYGPIYRFHMGRQPLIIIADAELCKEVGIKKFKDIPNRSIPSPISASPLHQKGLFFTRDSQWSTMRNTILSVYQPSHLANLVPNMQSFIESATQNLETSNQDTIFSNLSLSQATDVIGDAAFGVNFGLSKPHNSIYEPMKSDENIEHYDEVSNFINQHVYSTTKLKMDLSGSLSIIIGLIFPILQEPFRQILKRIPYTMDWKMECTNKNLSGVLDEIVKKRMKEKNRTSKNFLSLILNARETKTVSENVFSHDYISAVTYEHLLAGSATTAFTLSSIVYLVAGHTNVEKKLLHEIDEFGPCDKIPTAKDLNDSFPYLDQVIKEAMRFYTVSPLVARETSKEVEIGGYLLPKGTWVWLAPGVLAKDSRNFSEPEKFKPERFDPKCEEMKRRHPYAFIPFGIGPRACIGKKFSLQEIKLTLIHLYRKYVFRHSLSMEKPLDLEYGLVLNFKHGVRLRVIQRT encoded by the exons ATGTTTATTAGTGTTCAAATAAGTATCCCTTCGGGTTCAGCAATAATCACCCTACTAGCTTTAATTGGAGGATTATTGGGTTATCTATATGGGCCAATTTGGAGATTAAGGAAAGTTCCAGGCCCACCATCTCTGCCTCTTGTAGGACACCTTCCATTGCTAGCAAAGTATGGCCCTGACGTTTTCTCAGTCCTCGCTAAGCAATATGGCCCAATTTACAG ATTTCATATGGGAAGACAACCTCTTATAATAATAGCAGATGCAGAGCTTTGTAAAGAAGTGGGaatcaaaaaattcaaagacATTCCAAACAGAAGCATCCCCTCTCCCATCTCTGCTTCTCCTCTTCACCAAAAAGGTTTATTCTTCACAAG GGACTCACAATGGTCTACAATGAGAAATACAATATTATCAGTATACCAACCATCACATTTAGCCAACTTAGTACCAAATATGCAATCATTTATAGAATCTGCAACACAAAATCTTGAAACTTCAAATCAAGACACAATCTTTTCAAATC TTTCCCTAAGCCAAGCAACTGATGTTATTGGAGATGCAGCATTTGGTGTCAACTTTGGTCTATCTAAGCCTCATAATTCAATTTATGAACCAATGAAGAGTGATGAAAACATAGAACATTATGATGAagtatcaaatttcatcaatcaaCATGTTTATTCCACAACAAAGCTTAAAATGGATTTGTCTGGCTCATTATCCATTAtaattggtttaatttttcctATACTTCAAGAGCCATTTAGACAAATTTTGAAGAGAATACCATACACAATGGATTGGAAAATGGAATGTACTAATAAAAATTTGAGTGGTGTTCTTGATGAGATTGTTAAGAAgagaatgaaagaaaaaaacagaaCTTCAAAGAATTTCTTGTCACTTATATTGAATGCAAGAGAAACAAAGACAGTGTCAGAGAATGTTTTTTCACATGATTACATTAGTGCTGTTACTTATGAACATTTACTTGCTGGTTCAGCTACCACAGCTTTTACATTGTCATCTATTGTTTATTTGGTTGCTGGTCATACAAATGTTGAGAAAAAATTGCTTCATGAGATTGATGAGTTTGGTCCTTGTGATAAGATACCTACTGCTAAAGATCTCAATGATAGTTTTCCTTATCTTGATCAG GTGATTAAAGAGGCAATGAGGTTTTACACCGTCTCTCCATTGGTTGCAAGAGAAACATCAAAAGAAGTTGAGATAGGAGGTTACCTTCTTCCAAAG GGAACATGGGTATGGTTAGCACCTGGAGTTCTAGCAAAAGACTCAAGAAACTTTTCAGAGCCAGAAAAATTCAAACCAGAAAGGTTTGATCCCAAATGTGAAGAAATGAAAAGAAGACACCCTTATGCATTCATACCATTTGGAATTGGTCCAAGAGCATGTATTGGCAAGAAATTTTCCTTGCAAGAGATCAAGCTTACTTTGATTCATTTATATAGAAAATATGTATTTCGCCATTCACTTAGCATGGAAAAACCATTAGATTTGGAATATGGTTTAGTTCTTAACTTCAAGCATGGTGTAAGGCTTAGAGTAATACAAAGAACATGA
- the LOC101499269 gene encoding cytokinin riboside 5'-monophosphate phosphoribohydrolase LOG8 isoform X2 has product MKNNVLYSIHSLIIPKALMPHEISGETVGEVRIVSDMHERKAAMAQEADAFIALPGGYGTMEELLEMITWAQLGIHKKPVGLLNVDGYYNFLLALFDNGVEEGFIKPGARNIVVSASSAKELMMEMEHYSPSHEHVAPHESWQMKQLGNYPGQENAE; this is encoded by the exons ATGAAGAACAATGTTTTATACTCTATTCATTCACT GATTATTCCAAAAGCTCTCATGCCTCATGAG ATATCTGGTGAAACAGTTGGTGAAGTAAGAATTGTTTCAGATATGCATGAGAGAAAAGCTGCAATGGCTCAAGAAGCTGATGCATTTATTGCACTCCCTG GAGGATATGGAACTATGGAAGAGCTTCTGGAGATGATAACTTGGGCCCAACTTGGAATTCATAAAAAGCCG GTTGGCCTATTGAATGTTGATGGTTACTATAACTTTTTGCTTGCATTATTTGACAATGGTGTTGAAGAAGGGTTCATTAAGCCCGGTGCTCGGAATATAGTTGTCTCAGCTTCATCAGCCAAAGAACTTATGATGGAGATGGAG CACTACTCTCCTTCCCATGAGCATGTAGCCCCTCATGAGAGCTGGCAGATGAAGCAATTAGGTAATTATCCAGGACAAGAAAATGCAGAATGA
- the LOC101498614 gene encoding uncharacterized protein, with the protein MHIESYYEAARPNYDTRSNSISYAQSQMGPNNKDLKLKKRKNIYSRSSISKSWSFADDSEFQRKKRVASYKMYSVEGKVKGSLKKSFKWLKDRYLYVVYGL; encoded by the coding sequence ATGCACATAGAGAGCTACTACGAAGCAGCTAGGCCTAATTATGATACAAGGTCCAATAGTATTTCCTATGCACAATCTCAAATGGGTCCTAACAATAAGGActtgaaattgaagaaaaggaaaaacattTATTCAAGATCTTCAATTTCCAAGTCTTGGAGCTTTGCTGATGATTCTGAATTTCAAAGGAAGAAAAGGGTTGCTAGCTACAAAATGTATTCTGTCGAAGGAAAGGTGAAAGGTTCCTTGAAGAAGAGCTTCAAGTGGCTGAAGGATAGGTACTTGTATGTGGTTTATGGCTTGTAG